In a genomic window of bacterium:
- a CDS encoding pseudouridine synthase, which yields MKPQKTAREAPLGEQRLHKVLAAAGVCARRKCEELICAGHVSVDGKVVKDLGFKVHPTQARIEVRGKRVQVGAERVYYLVNKPRGVVSTCSDPEGRPTVGDLIPDCKERVFPVGRLDTDSQGLVLLTNDGEVANILTHPRFQVEKEYLVKVRGIPTEKTLQRAMGGVRLEDGQARAKEVEVDSKTASNAWIRVVLCEGRNRVLKRMFQALGHPVMKLRRIRLFYFKLGKLPEGAAVALSAAEAEMLRRKCLKLTGASTDIEQRTVNRSKAAVPHKRSAAPETKKPRKRTRRAQ from the coding sequence ATGAAACCGCAGAAAACAGCCAGAGAAGCTCCCCTCGGTGAACAGAGGCTCCACAAGGTCCTCGCCGCCGCCGGCGTTTGCGCGAGGCGTAAGTGCGAGGAGCTCATCTGCGCGGGCCATGTTTCGGTTGACGGCAAGGTCGTTAAGGACCTTGGTTTCAAGGTGCATCCAACCCAGGCGAGGATAGAGGTCCGCGGCAAGCGCGTTCAGGTTGGGGCTGAGCGAGTCTATTACCTCGTCAACAAGCCGAGGGGCGTGGTCTCGACCTGCTCTGACCCGGAAGGACGCCCGACCGTTGGGGACCTGATTCCTGACTGCAAGGAAAGGGTTTTCCCAGTGGGCCGGCTCGATACCGACTCCCAGGGCTTGGTGCTTCTTACGAATGATGGCGAGGTTGCCAATATACTCACGCACCCGAGATTCCAGGTGGAGAAGGAATACCTGGTGAAGGTTCGCGGCATCCCCACCGAGAAGACGCTTCAAAGGGCTATGGGAGGGGTGCGGCTTGAGGACGGCCAGGCGAGGGCGAAGGAGGTTGAGGTGGACAGCAAGACGGCCTCCAATGCCTGGATCCGTGTAGTTCTATGCGAGGGGCGCAATAGGGTGCTCAAGCGGATGTTCCAGGCGCTGGGCCATCCGGTTATGAAGCTCAGGCGGATAAGGCTATTCTACTTCAAATTGGGCAAGCTCCCTGAGGGCGCCGCCGTTGCGCTTAGCGCCGCGGAAGCTGAGATGCTGAGGCGCAAATGCCTGAAGCTTACAGGTGCGTCAACTGACATCGAGCAACGGACCGTCAATCGCAGCAAGGCCGCCGTGCCCCACAAGCGCTCCGCGGCGCCAGAGACGAAGAAGCCTAGGAAACGGACTAGAAGAGCCCAATAG
- a CDS encoding 3-isopropylmalate dehydratase small subunit, translating to MQPRVWLFGDNIDTDVIFPGKYTYTVSDPAEMAKHALEDLDPMFAETVREGDIIVAGKNFGCGSSREQAAFALKYAGVSGLIARSFARIFFRNAINAGLAAIEHPECVDAIRRDSRVAIDLSQNVIAVDGSEFSFPPFPKQVMQILDEGGLVQHVRKMLQT from the coding sequence CTGCAGCCTCGAGTATGGCTTTTCGGTGACAATATAGATACTGACGTGATTTTCCCCGGGAAATATACATACACAGTATCGGACCCCGCCGAGATGGCGAAGCACGCCCTTGAGGACCTCGACCCGATGTTCGCTGAGACGGTTCGTGAGGGGGACATCATAGTCGCGGGCAAGAACTTCGGCTGTGGGAGCTCGAGAGAGCAGGCGGCGTTTGCCCTCAAATATGCGGGTGTTTCTGGCCTAATTGCCAGGTCATTTGCCCGGATATTTTTTAGAAACGCGATCAACGCTGGGCTTGCTGCTATCGAGCATCCTGAATGTGTTGATGCGATACGCCGAGATTCGCGTGTTGCGATTGATCTATCGCAGAACGTAATAGCGGTTGATGGGAGCGAGTTTTCATTCCCTCCGTTCCCGAAACAGGTGATGCAGATTCTAGATGAGGGCGGCCTAGTCCAGCACGTCCGAAAAATGCTCCAGACTTGA